In one window of Desulfuribacillus alkaliarsenatis DNA:
- a CDS encoding ABC transporter ATP-binding protein, whose protein sequence is MAKITTEKLCLSYGETQVIDNLDLVIPPGKVTVFIGSNGCGKSTLLKSIARLLKPVGGAVVLDGKDISKTSTKQVAKKMSILPQGPTAPQELTVFQLVKLGRYPHQNWFNQWTEEDEHYVRDALRITQLDHLAERAVESLSGGQRQRAWIAMTLAQNTDLILLDEPTTFLDLNHQVEVLDILFELNRKQKRTIVMVLHDLNLAARYADHMVAVANKTVVACGVPEKIMNVELIQKVFCMDCLVSKDPLFGTPMCIPFGKGIKADKIRPACNY, encoded by the coding sequence ATGGCAAAAATTACGACAGAGAAGTTATGTCTATCCTATGGTGAAACACAGGTTATTGACAATTTAGATTTGGTAATTCCACCGGGAAAAGTGACTGTTTTTATTGGGAGTAATGGTTGTGGCAAATCGACATTACTGAAGTCAATTGCTAGGCTGTTAAAGCCAGTTGGTGGTGCAGTAGTACTTGATGGCAAGGATATAAGTAAGACGAGCACTAAACAAGTAGCGAAAAAAATGTCAATCCTACCGCAGGGACCTACCGCTCCTCAGGAATTGACGGTATTTCAACTAGTGAAGTTAGGGCGTTATCCTCATCAGAATTGGTTCAATCAATGGACGGAGGAGGATGAACACTATGTGCGAGATGCGCTACGAATAACCCAGCTAGACCATCTTGCAGAGAGGGCTGTTGAGTCACTTTCAGGAGGACAGAGACAACGCGCGTGGATTGCCATGACCCTAGCACAGAATACAGATTTAATATTACTAGATGAGCCTACAACTTTCCTAGATCTTAATCACCAAGTGGAAGTTCTTGATATATTGTTTGAGCTAAATCGCAAACAAAAGCGTACTATTGTTATGGTACTTCACGACTTGAATTTAGCGGCTCGCTATGCGGATCATATGGTTGCCGTTGCAAATAAGACAGTAGTAGCTTGTGGAGTACCAGAAAAGATTATGAACGTAGAATTGATTCAAAAGGTATTTTGCATGGATTGTTTGGTGTCTAAAGATCCGCTGTTTGGGACGCCTATGTGTATACCTTTTGGCAAAGGTATTAAGGCGGATAAAATTAGACCAGCTTGCAATTATTAG